The Littorina saxatilis isolate snail1 linkage group LG15, US_GU_Lsax_2.0, whole genome shotgun sequence genome contains a region encoding:
- the LOC138947973 gene encoding uncharacterized protein: protein MSSNLGIMHKNDVAVLVAQQAQQLLAVKDKLHSLESSLATKRALGRHISEEQGSSFIRWGRKSCPENTTLVYAGVAGGKQYDQKGSGTNRLCLTRTPQFDNTIKPAGYGYLHGAEYEHIRYHHNRVVPCSVCLAPQSTTIMVPATLTCPPGWTPHYSGHLASQYKDHYATEYVCLDGSLEDDSTVMNQGNGLLFYFVMTVCGSLPCPPYINDKVVTCVVCSK, encoded by the exons ATGTCATCCAACTTGGGAATCATGCA CAAGAATGACGTTGCGGTCTTGGTGGCACAACAGGCGCAACAACTGCTTGCGGTGAAAGACAAACTCCattcactggagagcagtctgGCTACCAAGAGGGCCCTGGGAAGGCACATTTCAGAAGAACAAG GTTCCAGTTTCATTCGCTGGGGAAGGAAGAGCTGTCCGGAAAACACTACACTGGTCTACGCTG GTGTTGCTGGGGGAAAGCAGTACGATCAGAAGGGAAGCGGAACCAACCGTCTGTGTCTGACCAGGACGCCACAGTTTGACAATACGATAAAACCTGCCGGGTACGGCTACCTGCACGGCGCTGAGTATGAACACATCCGTTATCACCACAACCGCGTCGTGCCCTGCTCTGTGTGCCTGGCCCCTCAGTCCACCACCATCATGGTGCCCGCCACTCTCACCTGTCCGCCGGGGTGGACACCCCATTACTCCGGACACCTGGCTTCACAGTATAAAGATCACTACGCTACCGAGTACGTGTGCCTTGATGGCAGCCTTGAAGACGACTCCACTGTCATGAACCAAGGTAACGGCCTTCTGTTCTACTTCGTGATGACTGTATGCGGAAGTCTTCCTTGTCCTCCCTACATCAACGACAAGGTTGtcacttgtgtcgtctgctctaAGTAG
- the LOC138948952 gene encoding exosome complex component RRP41-like: MAGVELLSDQGFRIDGRRPHELRKIECRLGVFRQADGSAYIEQGNTKVLAAVYGPHEVRGGRGKALHDKVVVNCQYSMATFSTGERKRRPRGDRKSQEMTMHLQQTFDATILTTLYPRSQIDIFVEVLQADGGNYCASVNAATLALIDAGIPLKDYVCASSAGFVRDTALVDMNHLEESSGGTELIIATLPKSQQIVFLEMNSRLHEDNLSAVMDRAVAGCTDVYNVLDTAVRDHVGETAAAIGGDAA, from the exons atggCGGGTGTGGAACTACTATCCGATCAAGGATTCCGCATTGACGGACGGCGACCGCACGAACTACGAAAGATCGAGTGTCGACTCGGAGTTTTCCGTCAAGCAGATGGATCTGCGTATATCGAGCAAGGAAATACCAAAGTGCTGGCTGCTGTTTATGGACCTCATgag GTACGTGGTGGTCGAGGCAAGGCATTACACGACAAGGTGGTGGTGAACTGTCAGTACAGCATGGCGACATTCAGCACCGGTGAACGCAAACGTCGACCGCGAGGAGATCGCAAATCGCAAGAAATGACCATGCATCTCCAACAGACGTTTGACGCCACCATTCTGACCACCCTGTACCCTCGTTCACAAATTGACATATTTGTGGAG GTTCTTCAAGCTGACGGTGGCAACTACTGCGCCAGTGTCAACGCTGCCACACTGGCCCTCATAGACGCCGGTATCCCGCTCAAAGACTACGTCTGCGCAAGCTCGGCAGGCTTCGTCCGTGACACAGCACTGGTGGATATGAACCACTTGGAAGAGTCTTCCGGCGGGACAGAGCTGATCATAGCCACCTTACCCAAGTCTCAGCAGATTGTGTTCTTGGAGATGAACTCTCGGCTTCATGAAGACAACTTGTCGGCCGTCATGGACAGAGCGGTGGCTGGCTGTACGGATGTGTACAACGTCCTGGACACTGCTGTGCGAGATCATGTGGGAGAAACGGCAGCTGCGATTGGTGGGGATGCTGCGTGA